One genomic region from Curtobacterium sp. 9128 encodes:
- a CDS encoding YqaJ viral recombinase family protein, which yields MSNILASSTDRPAWLAARQGGVTATDVARLVRGGAGTWSAVRAEKAGTARDFHNAAMQHGTDREPVVLAFAQSTFGLLPCGDLYAADDEPRFLATPDAISADEIGEVKTTVHDWEILSDVPGRYIDQMLWQMRVTGRRRGRLIFEPHENGVPTYPWPKHFVVEYDEARVAMLEQTALEFLAGEQEPDEDAAALDALLTEYVELDEIAAAAARRRDEAKARIEQQLHGEPKRFEGSVANLTRSADSTSRRFDSAAFKKAAPDTFEQFQMTVPVKGRLTITTRSDAA from the coding sequence GTGAGCAACATCCTCGCGTCCTCCACGGACCGCCCCGCATGGCTCGCAGCCCGCCAGGGAGGCGTGACCGCCACCGACGTCGCGCGACTCGTCCGCGGCGGCGCCGGCACCTGGTCGGCGGTCCGCGCCGAGAAAGCCGGAACCGCCCGCGACTTCCACAACGCAGCGATGCAGCACGGCACCGACCGTGAACCCGTCGTCCTCGCGTTCGCCCAGTCCACGTTCGGCCTGCTGCCGTGCGGCGACCTCTACGCGGCCGACGACGAGCCCCGGTTCCTCGCCACTCCGGACGCGATCAGCGCGGACGAGATCGGTGAGGTGAAGACCACCGTGCACGACTGGGAGATCCTCTCCGACGTGCCCGGGAGGTACATCGACCAGATGCTCTGGCAGATGCGCGTCACCGGCCGCCGCCGGGGACGGCTGATCTTCGAGCCGCACGAGAACGGCGTCCCCACGTACCCATGGCCGAAGCACTTCGTCGTCGAGTACGACGAGGCTCGCGTCGCCATGCTCGAGCAGACCGCGCTGGAGTTTCTCGCTGGCGAGCAGGAGCCCGACGAGGACGCCGCCGCGCTGGACGCCCTCCTCACGGAGTACGTCGAGCTCGACGAGATCGCCGCGGCCGCTGCCCGTCGGCGGGACGAGGCGAAGGCGCGAATCGAACAGCAACTCCACGGGGAGCCGAAGCGGTTCGAGGGATCCGTCGCGAACCTGACCCGTTCCGCGGACTCGACGTCCCGCCGATTCGACTCGGCGGCGTTCAAGAAGGCCGCGCCCGACACGTTCGAGCAGTTCCAGATGACCGTCCCGGTGAAGGGGCGACTCACGATCACAACGAGGAGCGACGCAGCATGA
- a CDS encoding DUF2303 family protein: MTDYTESPEAAVVADLARQAAGAETLAPGVVYGAAGTDGATRVLDTDAYADSPRHIAAARVVGDAESFVRYVEKHVIDGHTEVYADTPSSNVIAVLDSHDAGQGGWQKHTARLELRHTKSWEAWTKADGKLLEQTEFAEFIEQQALDVRKPDTAVLIELAQSFQAKTSVDFEGGERLDSGQVRLNYKETVTARAGQKGHIEIPTELELLLRPYIGGPVYLVVARFRYRLRGSQLGLGIVLQRPQEILDAAFADIVTEIRDGKTVTKDGETTQVHDGIPASVPIFSGRP; encoded by the coding sequence ATGACCGACTACACCGAATCCCCCGAGGCTGCCGTCGTCGCGGACCTCGCCCGCCAGGCAGCCGGCGCCGAGACGCTGGCCCCCGGAGTTGTCTACGGCGCGGCCGGTACGGACGGGGCGACCCGCGTGCTCGACACCGACGCCTACGCCGATTCGCCTCGGCACATCGCCGCGGCCCGCGTCGTCGGCGACGCCGAGTCGTTCGTCCGGTACGTCGAGAAGCACGTCATCGACGGGCACACCGAGGTCTACGCCGACACCCCGTCGTCGAACGTGATCGCGGTGCTCGACTCCCACGACGCCGGGCAGGGCGGGTGGCAGAAACACACTGCCCGCCTCGAGCTGCGGCACACGAAGTCGTGGGAGGCGTGGACGAAGGCCGACGGGAAGCTCCTCGAGCAGACCGAGTTCGCCGAGTTCATCGAGCAGCAGGCCCTCGACGTCCGGAAGCCGGACACCGCGGTCCTCATCGAGCTGGCGCAATCGTTCCAGGCGAAGACGTCCGTCGACTTCGAGGGCGGCGAGCGGCTCGACTCCGGGCAGGTGCGGCTCAACTACAAGGAGACCGTCACTGCCCGCGCCGGCCAGAAGGGGCACATCGAGATCCCGACGGAACTCGAGCTGCTCCTCCGCCCCTACATCGGTGGCCCGGTCTACCTCGTCGTCGCGCGGTTCCGGTACCGGCTTCGCGGGTCGCAGCTCGGCCTCGGCATCGTGCTGCAGCGCCCGCAGGAAATCCTCGACGCCGCGTTCGCCGACATCGTCACCGAGATCCGCGACGGGAAGACCGTCACGAAGGACGGCGAGACGACGCAGGTGCACGACGGCATCCCCGCGAGCGTCCCGATCTTCTCGGGGCGCCCGTAG
- a CDS encoding DNA cytosine methyltransferase, with protein MTLTITDLFAGAGGSSTGALQVPGINVRIAANHWQLVCDIHALNHPTTDHAVVDLHQERPSFFPKTDILWASPECTKWSQANGSKLPAIEEGLFEDPLSDDAKNRSRLLMFDVLRFIEHHRYRLVIVENVVDIATQAKYRTAWDIWRSELRALGYRFRVVSLNSMHAQAFGAPAPQSRDRIYVVAWPETAAAPDIDRVLRPKAFCDRCDDVVESVQSFKGRREVGRYRQAYVYCCSRCGQIVEPGWLPAAAAIDWSIPGDRIGDRLKPKTRARIAAGIARYWGPLTLEAAGNTYDAASPAHRQHGHLDGYHRVWPVGEPLRALHTTNSKALAVPVEGRDGKDALSIDAPMRTQTTRAETALAHLPFIAEMYGTSTARSVSEPAGTFTAGGNHHGLVQDPFSLDRRGEYRIRDVDDPLSTITANDTTKALIHRMNSGGASMTTSMLEELRTLTTAGHQAVLRQPERRTLTPRDLREAEAMVPEVLFRMFQPHEVAAGMAFPKDYKWQPPNRLRPVSNRDLVKAAGNAVTPPAARDLIAAAVASLGAEYEAVAA; from the coding sequence GTGACTCTTACCATCACTGACCTGTTCGCGGGCGCCGGCGGCTCGTCGACCGGTGCGCTGCAGGTCCCTGGCATCAACGTCCGCATCGCGGCGAACCATTGGCAGCTCGTCTGCGACATCCACGCGCTGAACCACCCGACCACGGACCATGCCGTCGTCGACCTCCACCAGGAGCGGCCGTCGTTCTTCCCGAAGACCGACATCCTTTGGGCGTCGCCGGAGTGCACGAAGTGGTCACAGGCGAACGGGTCGAAGCTCCCCGCGATCGAGGAGGGCCTGTTCGAGGATCCGCTGTCGGACGACGCGAAGAACCGATCCCGGCTGCTGATGTTCGACGTGCTCCGGTTCATCGAGCACCACCGGTACCGGCTCGTGATCGTCGAGAACGTCGTCGACATCGCCACGCAGGCGAAGTACCGCACCGCGTGGGACATCTGGCGTTCCGAGCTCCGCGCGCTCGGGTACCGGTTCCGGGTGGTGTCACTGAACTCGATGCACGCCCAGGCGTTCGGTGCGCCGGCCCCGCAGTCTCGCGACCGGATCTACGTCGTAGCGTGGCCCGAGACGGCCGCCGCGCCGGACATCGACCGGGTCCTCCGACCGAAGGCGTTCTGTGACCGCTGCGACGACGTCGTGGAGTCCGTGCAGTCGTTCAAGGGCCGTCGCGAGGTGGGCCGGTACCGGCAGGCGTACGTGTACTGCTGCTCCCGCTGCGGGCAGATCGTCGAACCGGGGTGGCTGCCTGCAGCCGCGGCGATCGATTGGTCTATCCCGGGCGATCGCATCGGCGACCGGCTCAAGCCGAAGACCCGCGCCCGGATCGCCGCGGGCATCGCCCGGTACTGGGGTCCGCTGACGCTCGAGGCGGCCGGGAACACGTACGACGCAGCGAGCCCCGCTCACCGGCAGCACGGCCACCTCGACGGCTACCACCGCGTGTGGCCCGTCGGCGAGCCGTTGCGGGCGCTGCACACCACGAACTCGAAGGCCCTCGCCGTGCCGGTCGAGGGTCGCGACGGGAAGGACGCGCTGTCGATCGACGCTCCGATGCGGACGCAGACGACGCGCGCCGAGACGGCGCTCGCGCACCTGCCGTTCATCGCGGAGATGTACGGTACATCGACGGCACGGTCTGTGTCCGAGCCCGCGGGGACGTTCACGGCTGGCGGGAACCACCACGGCCTTGTGCAGGACCCGTTCAGCCTCGATCGCCGGGGTGAGTACCGCATCCGCGACGTCGACGACCCGCTGTCGACCATAACGGCGAACGACACCACGAAGGCGCTCATCCACCGGATGAACTCCGGCGGCGCGTCCATGACGACGTCGATGCTCGAGGAGCTCCGCACGCTGACGACGGCCGGACACCAGGCGGTACTACGGCAGCCGGAGCGTCGCACGCTCACACCCCGCGATCTTCGGGAGGCCGAGGCAATGGTCCCCGAGGTGCTCTTCCGGATGTTCCAGCCGCACGAGGTCGCCGCCGGCATGGCCTTCCCGAAGGACTACAAGTGGCAGCCGCCGAACCGCCTCCGGCCGGTGTCGAACCGCGACCTCGTGAAGGCCGCGGGGAACGCGGTCACCCCGCCAGCAGCCCGTGACCTCATCGCAGCAGCGGTCGCGTCTCTCGGCGCCGAGTACGAGGCGGTGGCCGCATGA